The Temnothorax longispinosus isolate EJ_2023e chromosome 7, Tlon_JGU_v1, whole genome shotgun sequence genome contains a region encoding:
- the LOC139815985 gene encoding uncharacterized protein — MTAVPEVSATINDLLAQQRVSMHSISRALDNFKKLGRNNYTAAKVRARIASSKEVWTQCVRVHSALLQVIPEAKRSTFEYFQNELFDQAEDIHLTTLDYMAECLEALAPTPPPLTANQAPGAACNHGPPASSFSLAHLPPINIPPFSGKYEDWETFRDRFTSLIIKNPELSAFARMHFLSSSLAGRALESIRSIPVTADNFELAWKALESRYENKRRLVEMHVSALYNLPSVSRESASELSELRDKANRAITSLKNLDRSDSDILSDMLMYSVTQRLDPATRKAWKLKGGDDARIPTFSELDRFLDSRARALEELHPANVDKQARAQKATSATASGVSSISCPLCKASHFLNKCQIFLKKSPSQRLETVKKANRCVNCLSDKHAVQLCQSNYSCRTCHKRHHSMLHVDSDTSTTKDTSTAKDTPAAENTSVATASIHDAAPITTLFSSAKVSSMPPVLLATARVKVGPPSESPNDRTRVVRALLDQGSEMTFITERLRQGLRLRRVKMPVSISAIGGVDAGTCRYAAEIQISPIDQTSLAFRTTASVMPSLTKYTPSPVTAPVQWGHVADLALADPDPTNSDPIDILIGADLYGDLLLDGIRKGSRGKPLAQNTVLGWVLSGPAGDPQTHSRTVTAQHCSNSPSLDEKLRRFWEIEEIPRADSQSSEEQQFEAHFLATHWRRSDGRYVSHSPLQTGLPLEIGNSYRSVERQLRDLEHRFNADKRLATKYRAFSGEGQLIRLGGRLAHAPLSLTAKHLITLSSHPLVALLVQHAHKRSLHAGTQLTLATVRRAVWSVRAQKVEKAVVHRCVTCAREKAATPTSSMGLLSHVRVSPPARAFKHCVLDYAGLMRVRPMSGRGIPYLIKRISLYSYAWPRAPCASKS, encoded by the coding sequence ATGACTGCCGTGCCGGAAGTCTCAGCTACCATCAACGACCTCCTGGCTCAACAGCGGGTGTCGATGCACTCCATCTCGCGAGCGCTCGATAACTTCAAAAAACTCGGAAGGAATAACTACACCGCTGCAAAAGTCCGAGCGCGAATCGCTAGCTCCAAAGAAGTCTGGACGCAATGCGTTCGCGTGCACTCGGCCCTCCTGCAAGTTATTCCGGAAGCGAAAAGAAGCACGTTCGAGTATTTTCAAAACGAACTGTTCGATCAGGCCGAGGACATCCACTTGACGACGTTGGATTACATGGCCGAGTGTCTGGAGGCACTCGCGCCGACGCCGCCGCCCCTGACAGCGAACCAGGCTCCGGGCGCCGCGTGCAATCACGGGCCGCCTGCCTCCTCATTCTCACTGGCGCATCTGCCGCCCATCAACATTCCGCCATTCTCAGGGAAATATGAAGATTGGGAGACGTTCCGCGATCGCTTTACGTCcctcattattaaaaatcccGAACTTTCTGCATTTGCGCGAATGCATTTTCTCTCATCAAGCCTCGCCGGGCGGGCGCTTGAATCTATTCGAAGCATCCCAGTAACCGCGGATAACTTTGAACTTGCGTGGAAGGCCCTTGAGTCGAGGTACGAAAATAAGCGCCGTTTAGTCGAGATGCATGTGTCCGCGTTATATAATTTGCCGAGCGTTTCCCGCGAATCAGCGAGCGAACTCAGCGAGCTTCGGGATAAAGCAAATCGCGCAATCACGTCGCTGAAGAATCTAGATCGATCCGATTCCGACATTCTCAGCGACATGCTGATGTATAGCGTCACGCAAAGGCTTGATCCCGCCACTAGAAAAGCGTGGAAACTGAAAGGCGGGGATGACGCGCGAATCCCAACATTCAGCGAACTCGACCGATTCCTCGATTCTCGTGCTCGCGCGCTCGAAGAGTTGCATCCCGCGAATGTAGACAAACAAGCTCGCGCGCAGAAGGCGACCAGCGCTACAGCATCGGGAGTTTCTTCAATTTCGTGTCCGCTGTGCAAAGCATCTCACTTTCTAAACAAATGTCAAATCTTTCTGAAGAAAAGTCCAAGTCAACGATTAGAAACAGTAAAGAAGGCAAATCGCTGTGTAAATTGCCTAAGCGACAAACACGCCGTACAACTATGTCAAAGTAACTATTCGTGTCGCACCTGTCACAAAAGGCATCATTCGATGTTGCACGTCGACTCGGACACTTCTACCACGAAAGATACCTCCACCGCGAAAGATACTCCTGCCGCGGAAAATACTTCCGTCGCGACCGCATCGATCCACGATGCCGCGCCCATCACGACATTATTCTCGAGCGCGAAAGTGTCGTCGATGCCTCCCGTGTTGCTCGCGACGGCAAGGGTAAAAGTCGGGCCCCCGTCCGAATCTCCGAACGATCGTACTCGCGTCGTTCGAGCGCTTCTCGATCAAGGATCAGAGATGACCTTTATCACCGAACGATTGAGGCAAGGCTTAAGATTGCGTCGCGTTAAAATGCCCGTCTCGATCTCCGCAATCGGAGGCGTCGACGCCGGAACATGTCGATACGCGGCCGAAATTCAGATCTCTCCGATCGACCAAACCTCTCTCGCATTCAGGACCACTGCGTCCGTCATGCCAAGTCTCACAAAATATACTCCGTCGCCCGTAACGGCGCCCGTCCAATGGGGCCACGTAGCCGATCTCGCGCTCGCGGATCCGGATCCTACGAACTCGGACCCCATTGATATACTGATAGGTGCCGATCTGTACGGCGACTTGCTACTCGATGGCATTCGAAAGGGCTCCCGCGGAAAACCCCTCGCTCAGAATACCGTTCTCGGTTGGGTGCTGTCTGGCCCCGCGGGTGACCCACAAACACATTCTCGAACAGTCACGGCTCAGCACTGTTCTAATTCCCCGTCTCTCGACGAAAAACTCCGACGCTTCTGGGAAATCGAAGAGATCCCTCGCGCCGATTCACAAAGTTCGGAGGAGCAACAATTCGAAGCTCACTTCCTCGCCACTCATTGGCGTCGCTCCGACGGACGATACGTGAGTCACTCTCCTCTCCAAACCGGTCTCCCACTTGAGATCGGCAATTCTTATCGCTCAGTCGAGCGACAGTTGAGAGATCTTGAACACAGGTTCAACGCCGATAAGAGATTAGCAACGAAATACCGCGCCTTCAGCGGAGAAGGTCAATTAATTCGCCTAGGCGGGCGGTTAGCCCACGCTCCGCTATCTCTAACCGCGAAACACCTAATCACCCTCTCCTCTCACCCCCTAGTTGCCTTGCTAGTCCAGCACGCTCATAAAAGGTCGCTTCACGCCGGCACGCAGCTCACCCTCGCTACAGTACGCCGGGCCGTGTGGAGTGTGCGCGCGCAAAAGGTCGAAAAGGCCGTAGTCCACCGATGCGTAACATGCGCCCGCGAAAAAGCGGCAACTCCCACTTCGAGTATGGGACTGCTGTCTCACGTGAGAGTCTCCCCTCCTGCGCGCGCGTTTAAGCATTGCGTTCTGGATTACGCGGGCCTGATGCGTGTACGCCCGATGTCCGGGCGTGGAATTCCATATCTCATAAAGCGCATATCGCTATATTCATACGCATGGCCACGCGCGCCGTGCGCCTCGAAATCGTAG
- the LOC139815986 gene encoding uncharacterized protein — protein METQQASTAQDVAAGVEAMEISKADKKADRSTLILFMKTQEEFLGFREYFANEKVTVHLDNTKICFTTESGFKKDIEKSEASEMELKLLEEELTKLNAAGEELYLPYCISKENQEEEKTERLKDVFLKDQEFAGIESSNEIALSKYVMESKEMKNVMKGTPKITSIEKIKPHKILFNRDFLNNTQKNDIFDIVRARNKRAERVAESVPREREISRQAPLSLSTLRRPGFQCNADSIAC, from the exons ATGGAGACCCAGCAAGCTTCCACGGCGCAGGACGTGGCTGCAGGAGTTGAGGCCATGGAAATATCGAAAGCCGATAAAAAGGCGG ATCGATCAACCCTGATCCTCTTCATGAAAACTCAGGAAGAGTTTCTGGGATTCAGAGAGTATTTTGCAAATGAAAAGGTGACGGTGCACCTGGACAACACCAAGATTTGCTTTACCACTGAGAGtggttttaaaaaagatatcg AAAAATCCGAGGCCTCAGAAATGGAGCTAAAACTGTTGGAAGAAGAGCTGACCAAACTAAATGCAGCAGGAGAAGAATTGTATCTTCCCTACTGCATATCGAAAGAAAATCAGGAGGAAGAAAAGACCGAAAGATTGAAAGATGTGTTTTTGAAAGATCAAGAATTTGCAGGAATCGAAAGTTCAAATGAAATCGCGTTATCTAAATACGTGATGGAGtcgaaagaaatgaaaaatgtaatgaaaGGTACCCCGAAAATTACCAGTATCGAGAAAATAAAAcctcataaaattttatttaatagagaCTTTCTGAATAACACTcagaaaaatgatatatttgatattgttCGAGCGCGCAATAAACGCGCCGAACGAGTTGCCGAATCCGTTCCGCGAGAACGCGAGATATCGCGACAGGCTCCGCTCAGCCTTTCGACTTTGAGACGACCGGGGTTTCAGTGTAACGCGGACTCGATCGCTTGTTAG
- the LOC139815987 gene encoding uncharacterized protein produces the protein MTESYEEKLKEAERKSKEEMEEKLKEMNDLIKSTRAEYDGLVEYGNQTKNFMREKLDEVKMKDTRTSSLPNMPGRSTTEESESGRTQASGSAMVTTTKCFNCDEFGHLGRDCPRQGTNIKMCYECRQFVTHRAAQCPKRLANSKEKRNY, from the exons ATGACCGAAAGTTAcgaggaaaaattgaaagaggCCGAAAGGAAATCGAAAgaagaaatggaagaaaaacTAAAGGAAATGAATGATCTGATAAAATCCACTCGAGCAGAGTATGATGGTTTAGTAGAATATGGTAATCAAACCAAAAACTTCATGAGAGAAAAATTGGATGAAGTAAAAATGAAAGACACTCGAACGAGCTCTCTTCCAAACATGCCCGGAAGATCTACAACC gAAGAGAGTGAGTCTGGAAGAACGCAAGCGTCCGGAAGTGCCATGGTGACCACGACCAAGTGTTTTAATTGCGACGAGTTTGGACATTTGGGACGTGACTGTCCAAGACAAGGGACGAACATCAAAATGTGCTATGAATGCAGACAGTTCGTGACACATAGAGCTGCTCAATGTCCAAAGAGGTTGGCAAActcgaaagaaaaaag GAACTACTGA